One Ricinus communis isolate WT05 ecotype wild-type chromosome 2, ASM1957865v1, whole genome shotgun sequence DNA segment encodes these proteins:
- the LOC8288921 gene encoding phosphatidylinositol transfer protein 3, which produces MFHRWSNSHKDQEDESLKQKSKINELRNVIGPLSGRSLQYCTDACLRRYLEARSWNVDKSKKMLEETLKWRSAYKPEEIRWNEVAIESETGKLYRANFRDRQGRTVLILRPGMQNTKSIENQLRHLVYIIENAIINLPEGQEEMAWLIDFTGWSISNSVPIKTARETINILQNHYPERLAIAFLYNPPRIFEAFWKIVKYFIDAKTFQKVKFVYPKNLESVELMRSYFDDVNLPTDFGGKAMLKYDHQEFSSLMAQDDVKTASFWGLNDKHQAATNGHHGAEVVPEPIGLVPPAV; this is translated from the exons ATGTTTCATCGTTGGAGTAATTCCCACAAGGATCAGGAGGATGAATCTCTGAAGCAGAAGTCTAAG ATCAATGAGCTTAGGAATGTGATTGGACCCCTATCTGGACGTAGTTTACAATATTGCACCGATGCATGTTTGAGAAGATATCTGGAAGCTCGGAGCTGGAATGTAgacaaatcaaagaaaatgcTGGAAGAAACCCTTAAGTGGAGATCAGCGTATAAACCTGAAGAAATCCGTTGG AATGAAGTTGCAATTGAAAGTGAGACTGGTAAACTGTACAGAGCAAACTTTCGTGACAGACAAGGAAGGACTGTACTTATACTGAGGCCAGGAATGCAG AATACAAAATCAATAGAAAATCAGCTGCGACATTTGGTGTATATCATAGAGAATGCTATAATTAACCTTCCAGAGGGTCAAGAAGAAATGGCATGGTTGATAGACTTTACTGGGTGGTCAATTAGCAACAGCGTGCCCATAAAAACAGCTCGTGaaacaattaatatattacagAACCACTATCCTGAGAGGCTAGCCATAGCATTTCTCTATAATCCTCCACGGATTTTTGAAGCATTTTGGAAG ATTGTCAAGTATTTCATTGATGCCAAAACATTCCAAAAGGTGAAGTTTGTGTATCCCAAGAATCTTGAGAGTGTAGAGCTCATGAGGTCATATTTCGATGATGTGAATCTTCCAACAGACTTTGGAGGAAAAGCCATGTTGAAGTATGATCATCAAGAGTTCTCAAGCTTAATGGCTCAAGATGATGTCAAAACGGCATCATTCTGGGGATTGAACGATAAGCATCAAGCGGCTACAAATGGGCATCATGGAGCTGAGGTTGTTCCAGAGCCAATTGGCCTAGTGCCTCCAGCTGTCTAA
- the LOC8288922 gene encoding uncharacterized protein At1g01500, whose translation MEGSYEASTNGETANSNLQIIRYSPFQPCAKFSSPWFDLRVFYVRISNFTVDASTPECLTVNHIPLSPHTLLEINGVRSSMYSDGVSSLLRRDRVDKKSEEATFVSTDSIRTTGSVKFEVFDSDDLVLSGVLEMSSSNGFIGELKSNGKRWSMNCESEITAGTGFLKGKHIAGTELPTIEVYVTGCFSGTPIILTKTLQLSYRKKHIRKGMLDAIPEYETTESQKNVSREHDLQVAEYRSYEAENEEEYNNMYWRTEYMDGEDGELSWFNAGVRVGVGIGLGICLGIGIGVGLLVRTYQSTTGNFRKRLV comes from the exons ATGGAGGGTTCTTATGAAGCATCAACCAATGGTGAAACAGCAAATTCCAATCTTCAGATTATTAGATATTCTCCATTCCAACCCTGCGCCAAATTCTCTTCACCCTGGTTTGATTTGAGAGTGTTTTATGTTAGAATAAGTAATTTCACAGTTGATGCTTCAACTCCGGAATGTCTCACTGTCAATCATATCCCTCTGAGCCCTCATACCCTTTTGGAAATCAATGGTGTTAGAAGTAGCATGTATTCTGATGGTGTTTCTTCTCTCCTTAGAAGGGATCGAGTTGACAAGAAATCTGAAGAAGCTACATTCGTCAGTACAGATAGTATTAGAACCACAGGAAGTGTGAAATTTGAAGTTTTTGACTCAGATGATCTTGTTTTATCCGGGGTCTTGGAGATGTCTAGTAGTAATGGTTTTATCGGGGAGTTGAAAAGCAATGGGAAGAGATGGAGTATGAATTGTGAATCAGAGATCACAGCTGGTACTGGCTTTTTGAAAGGGAAACACATTGCTGGTACTGAATTGCCAACCATTGAGGTTTATGTTACAGGTTGCTTCTCTGGAACCCCTATCATATTAACTAAGACTTTGCAACTTAGTTATCGCAAAAAGCATATTAGGAAGGGCATGTTGGATGCAATTCCGGAGTATGAGACCACCGAATCCCAGAAAAATGTTTCACGTGAACATGACCTGCAG GTAGCAGAGTACAGAAGTTACGAAgcagaaaatgaagaagagtATAATAACATGTACTGGAGGACGGAATATATGGATGGTGAAGACGGAGAGCTGTCATGGTTTAATGCGGGTGTAAGGGTTGGCGTGGGGATTGGGCTTGGAATTTGTCTTGGAATCGGTATAGGAGTAGGTTTGCTGGTTCGGACATACCAATCAACTACCGGAAACTTTAGAAAACGGCTTGTGTGA